aaaaaaaaaaaacataccggtaaaaatcaatgaggcacagccctaacgctagcgcagcgctaacagggccgggttgaagaaaaaaaaacatactggtaaaagtcacttcctcggcacatattccactggtgtcactcttaccttttttgctcaagtgccccgttgcggccgttaggaaaaaaagcataaagTACCCGCATcgtcgcagggttgaaagcgtgtgaaaaaagttgcggcttataggtgCAAAAGGTGTAGGGGCACTTGATCGTTAAACTTGGACGTAGAAGAAAATATGGCCACAAACAGCAAGGGTGTTTGTggggaatttatttatttttttattcattcatgctgtgaggtcagaggtcactGATATTGAGAACCTGACTAGTACGCGCTGTTGTAGTTCATTCCAATGGATTTTTGGCACAAACCAATCCGAGTATGCCCTTGGTGTGTTAAATACGACACAGCCCTGCTATAAAAGGGCTCTCCCCAAATAGCAGATGGTGTGTCTCGGTAGATTTGTCCAATGTATTTGGTATATTCTGCTTAGAAAAGGATGCAAAGTTAAATGTACTGACTGGACTCTACTTCACACTTTTGTCACAGATTGCTGACTTTGGCCTGTCAAACCTTTACCACAGAGATGAGTATCTCCAGACATTTTGTGGTAGCCCGTTGTACGCGTCCCCAGAGATCGTAAATGGCCGGCCATACCGCGGGCCGGAGGTGGACACGTGGTCTCTCGGGGTGCTGCTGTATACTATGGTCCATGGCACTATGCCCTTCGATGGGAACAACCACAAGGCGCTCGTCCAGCAGATCAGCACCGGAAACTACCGAAAACCAAACAAACCCTCTGGTGAGTGTTCAGTGTAATTCGTACTGTTACATGGTTATGCTTTCATCTTTTAACTAGATATTTTTCTATATAGGATCCCAGTACAATTTGGTGGCAAAGCACTCACATCCAATCTGAtgtgaataaatatttaaataatgtgTACGAAGCGTGGCAGAAAATGTCCAGGAATGGTGTCACAAAAGCtgcatttcaaatccaaacaacAAATTCAACAACAACTGCAAAATCACGCACTCCTGAAAGGGTTCTTCGAGATCCTCAGAATATTGGTGTTGTCCACATCTTCAAAACAGGTCCCTCGAGAGCGGAAAATATCACTCGAGCCAGGTCAGGCGAGTAGGGAGGTTGCTCCGTGATGCCAATGGTCGTATTGGCCGTGAACTGCGGGGATGATCTGGGAATCTTGAGGAGGCTGACTGAATTAAATAAACCGGCACAGGATTTCTTTgagagatccttccccaagtggaggagttcaagtatcttggactcttgttcacgagtgagggaagaatggagcgggagatcgacagacggatcgttgctgcgtctgcagtgatgtggagtttgtatcggtccgtttgtggtaaagagggagctaagtcgaaaggcgaagctctcaatttaccagtcgatctacgttcctaccctcacctatgggcatgagctgtgagtcgtgaccgaaagaacaagcgggcgaaatgagtttcctccgtagggtgtccgggctcacCCTTagggatagggtgagaagctcggtcatccaggaggggctcagtgtcgagccgctactcctccgcattgagaggaaccagatgaggtggctcgggcatctgattgagatgcctcctggactcctccctggtgaggtgttctgggtatgtcccaccggaaagagaccccgaggacgacccaggacacgctggagagactttgttTCTCGGCTGTCTTGGGGACGCCTCGGGATCCGTCCGGAagatctggaagaagtggcttgggaaagggaagtctgggtatccctgctgaagctacttcccccgcgacccgacccggagaagcggtagagaatgaatggatggatggatggaggatttCTTTCTGGTCCACACTAAAGAGGATAGCTAgttgtttggatttgaaatctaTTTTGACATCAACTGTTATGACACATCTTGTATGCTGGATCAGTAGATTTGGGATCAAGGTAACATAAGTACAACAGTCTAATTGCTGTTGAATATTAATTGACAAATGATTTTTCcagtgctgaaaacaaacataATTGTTGACGTTTCTTGCTCCCAATCAGATGCGTGTGGTCTCATTCGTTGGATGCTGATGGTAAACCCTGAGCGCAGAGCTACAATCGAGGAGATAGCGGGACACTGGTGGCTAAATTGGGGATACCAGCAATCCCTGCTGGCTGAGACAAAGGCCAACCAAGTTGAGGAGTCTACGTTGACGGGGTCTCAGTCAACGCAGCACCCGGCCGGGCTGGCTAGCGTCGCCAACTGGCTGCGGCGTACGTCGAGGCCTTTGCTGGAGAACGGCTCCAAGATGCGCTGTCTGCTCCGCTCGCAAGGTAGCGGCGGGGGCGATGTGGTGCGCCAACGCTCGCTGCGTAGGTCTCGGAAGGAGAATAACGTATCCCAGCCCATCCACGAAGGGGGTGCAGACATGAGGCCTTCCAAGGgtattttaaaaagaagaaatagtGTGAAACAAAAGGTGATGAGCGAGACCCTTGTTGACAGTTCAGCTGAGCATCAGAACATTTTAGGCTTGTCAACCCCGGCCAGCGCCCCCTCAGCTGCAATGCTACCTCGCAAAGGTATCCTCAAGAAACCCACAGAGCAGGAATCGGGCTACTACTCCTCCTCTCCTGAGAACAGCGATTCTGGCTGGGTCGCACAATCCAAAGCATCCCCCCCAGCATCAACACACAGGAAAGGCATTCTCAAGCGAAACGGAAAGTTCTCCTCCGGGGGGCTGCAGGAGTTTGGCTCGTTGGATCAGCTGGCGGTTTCATTACCCAGCAGAGGCCACAGGGCAAGATCGAGCTGCGCCATCAGCGAAGACAGCATTTTGTCCTCGGAATCCTTTGACCAGCTGGATCTTCCGGACTGTGTCGGACTTCCAGCGTGCGCAGAAAAAGCCGGCAGGCCCACCATGAGAGGATGCGTGTCGGCTGACAATCTGCTGGACATTCAAGAGGATGCCATTCTTGGGGATGGGCTGCAGAGGCAGTGGAACTGCTTTGAAGCCGGAGTGGCTGACAGTGCCTTCTCTATTACAGACTGCGATAATGTCACTGAGGCTTACAAGCAAGCCTTGATTATTCACAGTCCTGCTAAAAGCTGAACAACGCATGGCGAGAGCGCATTGTGACAATATATCACCGCACCGTCGGCGTCGCCTTAGTGTCCAACATCAAGAATGCCGAAAAAAGGGAGGGGTAAAAGATATTTCATGGCTTggtaaggttaaaaaaaatgttctaagAATGCAGGTCGGAGTCTCAGGTGCTCAAACTGTGCATGATCAGATAGTCATCCAAAACCAAAAcaccttgaatttttttttttttttttttgtacgacaTCAGTCGAGAGCTCTTGCGCCAATTAAATAACCAGGTGGTTTTTCTCACTCAGGCAGTTGGAAAAGTATTTATGGCTTCACGGCTCTTTTATCATTTTGCGCCGTTGTCAGTCAGGTTCAACTGgagttttgctttgcttgtatCCCTCTGCCGCGGCTTTTACTGCGTTTTATGATACAATCAAACGACATTTCATGATGCCAAAGAGCGCTCTTGTGAACACGAGTGTGACCGTTTTTGTCTTTAACGGCGCAGGACAGGGATCTCGGTCGTTATTTACAATCCACGTTTCTCTTGAAATATGGTCCAAGTTTGACCGATAACTTGAATGACGACTTGACACACTGACGCGGAACAAGCCGAGCCTGTCGAACCTGCCGTCAACACCCAACTCTACCCCGGCGCACGTGCACAGGTAGACGGCGCTTTTCAACATGCACCATTTTCCAGCCGCAGCCCAAGAAAAACAGCAGCAAGTGTTCAAAGTAAACTGTGAGCTTGATTAGCCGAATGTTAATGTGTAACTGCCGAAGTCAACGACGGCGCTCGGGCGTCTGGGTTTACGCCTCAGGTCGTGGAAATACTACGGGAAATTTGTTAAAAGCTAGATAAAAAGTTTTACTCTCTCTCTTTTACCTGATATGCACTTGCTGAGAACAAAAAAACCGGGAATAAGCATGTCTATACAGCATAATACTATTCAAATACTTGGTAAATATTTGGCTAATATGCTTCAGGGGGTTTTCCATGACATCCacggtagtaaaaaaaaaaaaaaaaaaaaaaaaaaaggagacatcttgtttttgtgttgactATTTCACACTGGAAGTCCTGACATTACTTGCTGAATAATAGAGAATATCAAAAAGTGGCAAGTTTTCACATCTGATAAGTTGGGTGAAATTACTTTGATTTCATGTAAAGATGCCCAGAATTCAGAATGGCAAACCTCTCCtgacacatcttttttttttttttttttgttttgatatggcaacatgttttgtttttcttgaacaAACTGAAGCTTATCAGGCATGCAAAGCAGATGTGAATGTGTGTACAGTAACATGCAAAGTTGAAACTGTCCAAATTTCAGCGAGTTCTTGTCATTTCAGGAATGGAAGGAGGAGTGTTCGTAAAAGCAAAAATATCCCTTTTTTGGGGGACCATTTTATGTGCGTTTAAGGGTTTTCTTACCTTTTTGGAATCAAactcaatttgtattttttaaatgtgccaaaGTTCTGTTGTATGACTCTTGTGACTGGGATGGGGgcatcaataaaaataaaagaacctAAATGCTGCCTTTTGCCTCATTTATATGCGATATTTTTATTGTAACAATGTACTTGAAACCAAACAATTTTGACTCTTCAAGCAAtataaaacattacattcaAAACTAAGATATAGTTGTTAGCTTTGTATCCAATTTagtgttttgtgaaaatgtggaaCAATTAATACCGAAAAACAATCTTCAATCTGTTGCAGCCCATTTGAGTGATCTAAACTATGAATCATGTATTgtgtgagcaaaaaataaaaaaattcaggcCTGTGCTACATTCGCACTTGCGTGTCGTGGCAGGGAGGAGTTTCCACCCGGCTATGACTGGCGTCACCGACCTTTGATCTGCAAACAGCGGCTCGGAAAAGGGAAGGCAGGACGAGTTCCAGCGCACGCTGTAGCCGGTTGTAGCAGAGGAGGATGCGGTCCTGGCCCAGGTGAAATGTCAAAGAACAAGAGTTGAGCAGCAGGCCGCAGATAGACCACATGATCACTGATCGAGGTTACAAAATTGCTGCAATTATGGATGTAGagaactttatttttgtatgccCGAGTTTTCATATGATTCAGTTTTCCACTCTTTATACTTATATTAGATTGATTTTTGTGTTAAACTataggcgttggcctcacagttctgaggtcccgggttcaatcccgcacccgcctgtgtggagtttgcatgttctccccgtgcctgcaatattcattggacactctaaattgcccctaggtgtgattgtcagtgcggctggttctctctatgtgccctgtgattggctccagcactctcttgtgaggataagcggctaagaaaatggatggatgggctctAGGTATTCTCTGAAATGTTTCTCATATATTTGGGTATTTACCTATGGAAAGTACTGATTTAGTTTTTG
This portion of the Syngnathoides biaculeatus isolate LvHL_M chromosome 10, ASM1980259v1, whole genome shotgun sequence genome encodes:
- the nuak2 gene encoding NUAK family SNF1-like kinase 2, whose translation is MEGSSVGRLPSRGFPPGEGFSAEASAPTVPVQVKKQAVKRHHHKHNLKHRYEFLETLGKGTYGKVKKAKERSGRLVAIKSIRKDKIKDEQDLVHIRREIEIMSSLCHPHIITIYEVFENKDKIVIVMEYASRGDLYDYICDRRHVSERETRHFFRQIVSAVHYCHKNGIVHRDLKLENILLDGNGNVKIADFGLSNLYHRDEYLQTFCGSPLYASPEIVNGRPYRGPEVDTWSLGVLLYTMVHGTMPFDGNNHKALVQQISTGNYRKPNKPSDACGLIRWMLMVNPERRATIEEIAGHWWLNWGYQQSLLAETKANQVEESTLTGSQSTQHPAGLASVANWLRRTSRPLLENGSKMRCLLRSQGSGGGDVVRQRSLRRSRKENNVSQPIHEGGADMRPSKGILKRRNSVKQKVMSETLVDSSAEHQNILGLSTPASAPSAAMLPRKGILKKPTEQESGYYSSSPENSDSGWVAQSKASPPASTHRKGILKRNGKFSSGGLQEFGSLDQLAVSLPSRGHRARSSCAISEDSILSSESFDQLDLPDCVGLPACAEKAGRPTMRGCVSADNLLDIQEDAILGDGLQRQWNCFEAGVADSAFSITDCDNVTEAYKQALIIHSPAKS